The following coding sequences lie in one Corticium candelabrum chromosome 10, ooCorCand1.1, whole genome shotgun sequence genomic window:
- the LOC134185362 gene encoding 52 kDa repressor of the inhibitor of the protein kinase-like: MIINHNVVNEERRKPLNDLCKTRWAERHSAYQHFYQGYVFVVEALEMIAFRFQLEKCGTTYADWDYAGRNEAQQILASVTSFHFVVVFATTYQYLSHLSGITVKLQSKAVDIVKAHNMISEIARTYNRERANVESSFSQIYKVSSDMAKKVESTTAMPRIAARQQNRSNIPAASVQEYFQRNVAIPFLDHFIISINRQFSKSAVTAISLLGLVPSIICSQDVNLEEALIKYRDDLPSPEFMDVELRRWRNRYMAMLREKRPCSPAKAIKECDATDFPNISVLLTIACIIPVTACKCERSASDLRHLNN, from the coding sequence ATGATCATCaaccacaatgtggtcaatgAAGAGAGGAGGAAACCACTGAACGATCTGTGCAAGACGCGATGGGCTGAGCGGCATTCGGCTTATCAGCACTTCTACCAAGGGTACGTATTTGTGGTTGAAGCTCTAGAGATGATAGCTTTTCGCTTTCAATTGGAGAAATGTGGGACTACGTATGCTGACTGGGACTATGCAGGCCGCAATGAAGCACAGCAGATTCTGGCTAGTGTTACTTCCTTtcactttgttgttgtgtttgcgACGACATATCAGTACTTATCACACCTTTCGGGCATTACCGTGAAGCTGCAGAGCAAAGCTGTTGATATCGTGAAAGCGCATAACATGATATCTGAAATTGCGAGGACCTACAACAGAGAGCGCGCAAACGTTGAAAGCAGCTTTTCTCAAATCTACAAAGTTAGTTCAGACATGGCAAAAAAGGTTGAAAGTACAACTGCAATGCCTCGCATTGCAGCAAGGCAACAAAATCGCAGCAATATTCCAGCTGCTTCTGTTCAAGAGTATTTTCAGAGAAATGTTGCAATTCCCTTTCTCGATCATTTTATTATTAGCATCAACCGGCAGTTCTCAAAGTCAGCAGTCACAGCCATTTCCCTACTCGGTCTTGTACCAAGTATCATATGTTCGCAAGATGTCAACCTGGAGGAGGCGCTGATCAAGTACAGAGATGATCTGCCATCGCCTGAATTCATGGACGTGGAACTCAGGCGCTGGAGGAACAGGTATATGGCGATGCTCCGTGAGAAGAGACCGTGCTCACCAGCAAAAGCCATCAAAGAATGTGACGCCACTGACTTCCCAAACATCTCAGTTCTTTTGACCATCGCCTGTATCATACCTGTCACCGCGTGTAAATGTGAGAGAAGCGCCAGTGATTTACGACACCTAAACAACTAA
- the LOC134185364 gene encoding putative ATP-dependent DNA helicase Q1 has protein sequence MATTAFGMGVDIPNIRWIVHWSPPRLIEDYVQETGQAGRDGLTATALLVYGHLHRTVSSSMKKYGQNITTCRRKCLFADFLFAGSEDSAGKGCGCCDVCVLSCDYGNC, from the coding sequence ATGgctacaacagcatttggGATGGGTGTTGACATTCCCAACATTAGATGGATTGTTCATTGGAGTCCTCCAAGACTCATTGAAGATTATGTCCAAGAGACTGGGCAAGCTGGAAGAGATggcttgacagcaactgcactgCTTGTATATGGACATCTGCACAGGACAGTTTCATCCTCGATGAAGAAGTATGGACAAAATATTACAACTTGTCGTAGGAAGTGCTTATTTGCTGATTTTTTATTTGCTGGTAGTGAAGACAGTGCAGGAAAAggatgtggttgttgtgaCGTTTGTGTACTTAGTTGTGACTATGGTAACTGCTGA
- the LOC134186237 gene encoding uncharacterized protein LOC134186237 gives MGRQLRTTLPATSVQLRPVVVNSQQVQQRDGLQKQRQKKNFDARHGCRELQPLQRNDHVLVWDTRTRRWRIPAVVMTVINPRSYVVKLAGGGQIRRNRQQLQLRPSDTCKRVEDIQEMVEEDEQEEEQVGNANTDKQAQEQQEQINRTRSGGQVREPGWKKDYVCYN, from the coding sequence ATGGGAAGGCAACTGAGGACAACCCTTCCGGCGACGAGTGTGCAACTGCGGCCGGTTGTGGTGAATTCCCAACAAGTCCAACAGCGGGATGGCCTTCAAAAACAACGGCAAAAGAAGAACTTTGATGCGCGTCACGGATGTCGGGAGTTGCAGCCACTGCAACGAAACGATCACGTTTTAGTATGGGATACGAGAACACGTAGGTGGCGGATCCCAGCAGTAGTGATGACAGTAATTAATCCCAGGTCGTACGTAGTCAAGTTGGCGGGTGGGGGCCAAATCAGACGAAACCGACAACAACTGCAGTTGAGACCAAGTGACACCTGCAAAAGAGTCGAGGACATCCAGGAGATGGTGGAAGAAGATGAACAAGAGGAGGAGCAGGTGGGAAATGCTAACACAGATAAGCAGGCACAAGAACAACAGGAACAGATCAACAGAACTAGGTCGGGCGGGCAAGTCCGGGAACCTGGATGGAAGAAGGACTATGTTTGCTATAACTAA
- the LOC134185702 gene encoding receptor-type tyrosine-protein phosphatase delta-like — MWSEPETPNGVIRYYIVEYMLSDGTGNRTRFNFVKEHSQEIGGLIPSTNYNVTVQAFTVGLGPAASITVMAAAITPAPPQNLRNSNVTASSVTLQWERPISFDGAFQYYTVYNSIGNASYSKSPDIESRENLYTLKGLKPYTEYRVYVTVTNNAKSNPESSPSNMIIVRTLAASPQIPDKPLPSNVASSTSSVVFVPPTVNDENGPIEYVDIIVYEGTTGSKAPLVSDVPRTVGPYEQEGTDNTWYVTARYNYMIYRQNIQGKQFTIGNDSTSGENNEYKNVPLKSDSTYFIYIRVVAMLDNGIVMKETAIGEPLRVLTKAEELPSKGGSSSVAPIAGAAAGGIIFLLLVILAVVVLRRRRSGKMTDSVYINQQIAFSSVKQVESEYDEVPLAPVISGESLSVTSYEGTTAVLPCDAAGEPKPIIKWFRNGKEISEKDEHFVILGDKSLQIANVMASDSGKYQCTATNSSGIDEQVVDLIVRSATETEKKPNVWTSADTPSIMPKVKSHQSRTGLHSINLEEFPDYVAAMHQDHNAGISSEFKALGEIQHNVSAEVALANLSLNRYKNILTYDHSRVVLPVLSGMTNSNGDYIAAAFVDGYRTPKKYIASQGPQEHTAADNWRMIWVENVPTIVMLTHLIEKNKIKCYQYWPKNMHESVDYNGLLVTFLEKDSFADYEIRKFSLALGEEMRVVTQYHYTAWPDHGVPKFATPLLSFIRRINREYPKNRGSMVVHCSAGVGRTGTFIVIDTMMERIEDGGPIDIYSCVASLRTKRQDMVQTEAQYGFIHDAVLEALTCGNTQIPVQNLRTAVAKLSKKDAKSGKTGFEHHFQVLQTTGLQMDKQLCKAGSQPAVTVKNRYQDILPLDVQRVILRLEETESQDSEYVNTQAGADYINASYLNGYRHRDAYITTQGPLAKTTEDFWKMVWEQNCVSIVMLASLQENGEEMCHQYWPASGSAQFGQYTVQLSKETNLGEYVIRKFNLSKGSQSKIITQFHYTAWPENSNPKTVEQLFDMQDQLQKWQQGTGNKAIIVHCNNGVGRSGTFCGILSLVELLKVEGVVDVFLKLRSMRIQHPKIVQTWTQYRFMYDALLVYLDNFDTYANFK; from the exons ATGTGGAGTGAACCTGAAACACCAAATGGAGTTATTAGATATTACATTGTTGAATACATGCTGTCAGATGGTACTGGAAACAGAACACGTTTTAATTTTGTGAAAGAGCATAGTCAAGAGATTGGTGGTCTAATACCTTCAACAAATTATAATGTCACAGTTCAAGCTTTCACAGTTGGTCTTGGACCAGCAGCATCCATTACTGTTATGGCAGCTGCTATAA CACCAGCGCCACCTCAAAATTTGAGAAATTCCAATGTGACAGCAAGCTCAGTTACTCTACAATGGGAGAGGCCTATTAGCTTTGATGGTGCTTTTCAATACTACACT GTTTACAACAGTATTGGTAATGCTTCGTACAGCAAGAGTCCCGACATTGAGAGTCGTGAAAACCTATACACCTTGAAGGGCCTCAAACCATATACTGAGTACAGGGTATATGTGACAGTAACGAATAACGCAAAGTCCAATCCAGAAAGTTCCCCTAGTAACATGATTATAGTGCGCACACTGGCAGCTTCTCCTCAGATACCAGACAAACCTTTACCTAGTAATGTTGCATCATCAACGTCATCTGTAGTATTTGTACCTCCTACTGTGAATGATGAAAATGGTCCAATAGA ATATGTTGATATTATTGTTTATGAGGGTACCACTGGATCTAAAGCTCCTTTGGTATCTGATGTACCACGTACTGTTGGACCGTATGAGCAAGAGGGCACAGACAACACATGGTATGTAACAGCTCGATACAATTACATGATTTACAGACAGAACATACAAGGGAAGCAGTTTACCATTGGAAACGATTCAACTTCTGGTGAAAACAATGAGTACAAAAATGTTCCACTTAAGTCTGATTCGACTTACTTTATATATATTCGTGTGGTTGCAATGTTGGATAATGGAATTGTG ATGAAAGAAACAGCAATTGGTGAACCACTAA GAGTTTTGACAAAGGCAGAAGAGTTACCATCAAAGGGAGGATCAAGTTCAGTGGCTCCAATTGCAGGTGCTGCAGCTGGTGGCATCATTTTTCTTCTATTGGTTattcttgctgttgttgttctaaG GAGACGCCGTTCAGGAAAAATGACTGACAGTGTGTACATTAACCAACAAATTGCTTTTTCGTCAGTCAAACAAGTGGAGAGTGAATATGACGAGGTTCCTCTCGCTCCAGTGATTTCTGGTGAAAGTCTATCAGTGACATCATATGAAGGCACAACTGCTGTTCTTCCTTGTGATGCTGCTGGAGAACCAAAACCAATCATCAAGTGGTTCCGCAATGGAAAGGAAATATCTGAGAAAGATGAGCACTTTGTTATTCTGGGAGATAAGTCTTTGCAGATTGCTAATGTCATGGCATCAGACAGTGGCAAGTATCAATGCACAGCGACAAACAGTTCAGGCATTGATGAACAGGTTGTAGACCTAATTGTACGTTCAGCCACTGAAACAGAAAAGAAACCAAATGTTTGGACATCTGCAG ATACTCCATCTATAATGCCAAAAGTTAAGAGTCACCAATCACGAACCGGCCTTCATTCTATCAACCTTGAAGAATTTCCAGATTATGTGGCAGCTATGCATCAAGATCACAATGCTGGGATATCCAGTGAATTTAAG GCACTTGGAGAAATACAACATAATGTTTCAGCTGAAGTAGCCTTGGCAAACCTGTCACTGAATCGTTACAAGAATATTTTGACTT ATGATCATTCTCGAGTTGTGCTGCCGGTTTTGTCAGGGATGACAAACTCTAACGGCGATTACattgctgctgcttttgttgat GGATATCGCACTCCCAAGAAGTACATTGCATCTCAAGGACCACAGGAACATACTGCTGCTGACAATTGGCGAATGATTTGGGTGGAAAATGTCCCTACAATTGTGATGCTTACTCATTTGATAGAAAAGAATAAG ATTAAATGTTATCAGTATTGGCCTAAGAACATGCATGAATCTGTGGACTACAATGGCCTTTTGGTCACGTTTTTGGAGAAAGATTCCTTTGCTGATTATGAAATTCGTAAATTCAGTTTAGCTTTG GGTGAAGAGATGAGAGTGGTAACACAATACCATTACACTGCTTGGCCTGATCATGGTGTACCCAAATTTGCTACACCTCTACTGAGTTTTATCAGAAGAATCAATCGTGAATATCCTAAGAATCGAGGGTCAATGGTTGTTCACTGCAG TGCTGGTGTTGGTCGAACTGGAACGTTTATAGTTATTGATACAATGATGGAGAGAATTGAAGATGGCGGGCCCATTGATATCTACAGCTGTGTTGCATCTCTGAGGACAAAGCGTCAAGATATGGTCCAGACTGAg GCTCAATATGGTTTTATCCACGATGCTGTGCTTGAAGCATTGACCTGTGGCAATACCCAGATTCCTGTTCAAAATCTTCGTACTGCCGTTGCCAAACTGTCGAAGAAAGATGCAAAGTCAGGCAAGACAGGTTTTGAACATCACTTTCAA GTGCTGCAAACAACAGGGCTACAAATGGATAAGCAGCTTTGTAAGGCAGGCTCACAGCCTGCTGTAACAGTGAAGAACAGATACCAGGACATACTGCCTT TGGATGTGCAGCGAGTTATTCTTCGTCTGGAGGAAACAGAATCCCAAGACAGTGAGTATGTGAACACTCAGGCTGGAGCCGACTACATAAATGCCAGCTACTTGAAT GGCTATCGTCATCGTGATGCATATATTACTACACAAGGGCCACTAGCTAAGACTACAGAAGACTTTTGGAAAATGGTGTGGGAACAAAATTGTGTGTCAATTGTCATGCTGGCGTCTTTGCAAGAAAATGGAGAG GAGATGTGTCACCAGTATTGGCCAGCATCAGGCAGTGCTCAGTTTGGTCAGTACACTGTTCAGTTGTCGAAAGAGACAAATCTGGGAGAGTATGTGATACGCAAATTTAACCTGAGCAAG GGTTCACAGTCAAAGATCATAACCCAGTTCCACTACACAGCATGGCCGGAGAACAGTAATCCCAAAACAGTAGAGCAACTGTTTGACATGCAGGATCAATTGCAAAAATGGCAGCAAGGGACTGGCAACAAAGCTATAATCGTTCATTGCAA CAATGGTGTTGGTCGCAGTGGAACTTTCTGTGGCATTCTGTCGCTTGTCGAGCTCTTGAAGGTAGAGGGCGTGGTGGATGTGTTTTTGAAACTTAGATCGATGCGAATTCAGCATCCAAAAATTGTGCAGACTTGG ACACAGTATCGATTTATGTATGACGCCTTGCTGGTCTACCTTGACAACTTTGACACGTATGCCAACTTCAAGTAA
- the LOC134185365 gene encoding uncharacterized protein LOC134185365, with product MATKAVIQRTCDQGHCVGTLQKPQAEVECLVYACLLVPLREHVASGLGDTWFLQRPALKSLGRFWERGLVDLDRRLCGDRYLDDERELWLLSFWLPQLRLRVRVRSSPVVWQEESDLDLEPAFPSPPPWIKLLLALVVVALVECGNGSRTRQISQAATMSGQICTGPSTEICIITSCMATNLAVSLGATVTMSSVFRKTASSPGFFAELAIDGKSNHDFVLCAATVQSSYPWLRVDVKKEYFVSSVQAVLYSGKLTSVYVYVGNSLTNNGNDNHECGKAPDATSLIWRNVSCSPPVWGRYINLQRKVGSHFLQVCEVAFNYELEIAILDNIKHIEGKSVAVDENQDYSNPIDCGVSPDETNFNALLQWKHNMTIDVPPPSAQSVYQVYENGVQRLYIKSASVSFKGLYTCQYTAANGSVVSKSFTLNVNVNCEWSSWSDCTSACSFGTRTRTRARLKQHNGMDCVGLPTEKCDSKEPPCVPTAGQSPGVSFDESSVQELSCTASQYSGLSGDITFGWYRKENGIDSAIALDSRVTTSTNHDGLGRFTGKLIFAPVKRSDTGLIKCRASNKYGASDISSATSVDVKYAPEIVKIRPSNPVGVKGQSITLNCSAVGNPSPDYEWRGGKSAKGSTLELTSLEFKDEGTYTCIASNTIEAGAKSSRASVQLIIEGPPQRCLVLSVKSYNDSEVNVKVNCLENGNSSVTEYRIEYQLDDGTSNILWEEREFSATDSQPFVVVGLSSFTNYSFRATASNRHGYEPGSLAAVNVVSVTTAEGYPGSPNLVSLSGNASAHWFVVSWSPPSPPNGVPRYYFVYYKPVGVRQVRDVDGYKILNVTATWANLTMLTPFTQYSVEVAAVNVRSHDGKVLEGQRSTAIVANTSEYCKFLS from the exons ATGGCGACCAAAGCAGTGATTCAACGAACATGCGATCAGGGTCATTGTGTAGGGACACTGCAAAAACCTCAGGCTGAAGTGGAGTGTTTGGTTTATGCTTGTTTATTAGTGCCCTTGAGGGAACACGTGGCCTCTGG GCTTGGTGACACTTGGTTCTTGCAGCGACCAGCGTTGAAGAGTCTCGGCAGATTTTGG GAACGGGGACTGGTCGATCTAGATCGTCGTTTGTGTGGTGATCGGTATCTTGATGATGAGCGAGAGCTGTGGCTGCTGTCATTCTGGTTGCCACAACTGCGACTCCGCGTTCGGGTACGGTCCTCTCCTGTGGTGTGGCAGGAAGAGTCTGATTTGGATCTTGAACCA GCGTTTCCGTCGCCACCTCCGTGGATAAAGCTGCTGCTGGCTCTAGTTGTAGTAGCTCT tgttgaatgtggaaatggcagCAGAACTCGGCAGATTAGTCAAGCTGCGACAATGAGTGGTCAGATTTGTACAGGACCATCAACTGAGATCTGCATAatcacatctt gTATGGCAACCAATCTAGCTGTCAGTTTAGGAGCAACAGTGACTATGAGTTCAGTCTTCCGCAAAACTGCTTCATCACCTGGCTTCTTTGCTGAATTAGCAATAGATGGCAAATCAAACCATGATTTTGTATTATGTGCTGCTACAGTTCAATCTTCTTATCCTTGGCTTCGTGTTGACGTGAAGAAAGAATATTTTGTTTCAAGTGTTCAAGCTGTTCTGTATTCTGGTAAACTTACAAGTGTCTATGTTTATGTTGGTAACAGTTTAACAAACAACGGGAATGACAACCATGAGTGTGGTAAGGCTCCAGATGCGACCTCTCTGATTTGGAGAAATGTTTCTTGCAGTccaccagtttggggaagatacattaatttacagagaAAAGTGGGAAGTCATTTTCTTCAAGTATGCGAGGtggctttcaactatg AAttggagattgctattctagacaataTTAAGCATATTGAGGGAAAAAGTGTGGCAgttgatgagaatcaagattactctaatcctattgattgtggtgtcagtcctgatgagaccaactttaatgctctcttgcaatggaaacacaacatgACTATTGATGTACCACCTCCAAGTGCACAGAGTGTATATCAGgtgtatgagaatggtgtacagcggctctacatcaagtcagctaGTGTCTCTTTTAAGGGCCTGTATACATGTCAATATACTGCAGCTAATGGCTCTGtagtgtcaaagtcatttacacTGAACGTCAATG TAAACTGTGAATGGAGCTCATGGTCAGATTGTACATCGGCATGTAGTTTTGGTACTCGTACTCGTACACGAGCACGTCTTAAGCAACACAATGGAATGGACTGTGTGGGGTTGCCAACTGAGAAGTGTGACAGCAAAGAACCACCAT GTGTACCAACAGCCGGGCAGTCACCAGGAGTTTCTTTTGATGAGTCgtccgtgcaagagttgagTTGCACAGCTTCACAGTATTCTGGTCTGAGTGGAGACATTACATTTGGATGGTACAGAAAAGAGAATGGAATTGATTCAGCTATTGCATTAGACTCTCGAGTAACAACTTCAACGAATCATGATGGTTTGGGCAGATTTACTGGGAAATTGATTTTTGCACCTGTGAAGCGTTCAGATACAGGATTAATCAAGTGCAGGGCTTCTAACAAGTATGGTGCTAGTGATATATCTTCAGCTACATCAGTTGATGTCAAAT ATGCTCCTGAAATTGTTAAAATTAGACCATCCAATCCAGTAGGAGTGAAAGGACAGAGTATCACTTTAAACTGTTCTGCTGTTGGTAATCCCTCTCCAGATTATGAATGGAGAGGTGGCAAAAGTGCAAAAGGATCTACTCTGGAACTAACATCACTTGAATTTAAGGATGAAGGGACATACACATGTATTGCTAGTAACACTATTGAAGCCGGTGCAAAGTCCAGTAGGGCATCAGTACAGTTGATAATTGAAG GTCCTCCACAGAGATGTCTTGTGTTGTCAGTCAAAAGCTATAATGACTCTGAagtgaatgtcaaagtcaactGTCTTGAAAATGGAAACTCAAGTGTAACTGAATATCGTATAGAATATCAGTTGGATGATGGCACCAGCAACATACTGTGGGAAGAAAGAGAATTCAGTGCTACTGATTCTCAAccgtttgttgttgttggtctcAGTTCATTTACAAATTACAGCTTTAGAGCAACAGCAAGCAACAGGCATGGCTATGAACCTGGAAGTTTGGCAGCTGTTAATGTGGTATCTGTGACTACTGCTGAAGGCT ATCCCGGTTCTCCCAATTTAGTGAGTTTATCAGGAAATGCTTCTGCTCACtggtttgttgtgtcttgGTCACCTCCCAGTCCACCTAATGGTGTTCCTCGCTATTACTTTGTTTACTACAAACCAGTTGGTGTTCGTCAAGTGAGAGATGTGGATGGGTACAAGATACTGAATGTAACAGCCACATGGGCCAATTTGACAATGCTCACTCCATTTACACAATACAGTGTTGAGGTGGCAGCAGTGAACGTTCGGTCTCATGATGGTAAGGTGTTGGAAGGACAAAGAAGTACTGCCATTGTTGCCAACACATCAGAATATTGTAAGTTTTTATCATGA